In Colletotrichum destructivum chromosome 8, complete sequence, the following proteins share a genomic window:
- a CDS encoding Putative cytochrome P450, which produces MAILTVGNLVLLSVAYVAWKVLYQIVYYRFFHPLAKFPGPFWGSVTRLWITYHNIKEDECQVNRELHRKYGPVIRITPTMLLVSDATKLPEVYSRNANKSKHYITGSFGKTESLFNMQDARTHSRFRKIAAAPYSFSNIKKMEPLFDVNIERWIAQLEERFARPNARFDFAPWAVYMAYDIISEVGFGQPFGFIEQGKDVEGLIQGFHDGLVPFGIMARLYPFTNWVKSTWFGEKYLIASPEQDSGIGTLMRFRDKLIAQRYKDIESGTTDGRIDLLQTFIEARDEKGEPLELDYIKAEILLVLLAGADTTGTAFQAIILYILSNPDVYAKMMAELDAATRAGHLSSMPQYEEVLQHCPYYVACVREAMRLNPSAPNIFPRLAPQGGIQLDGRFAPEGTELTCNPWLVHRDEAIYGPDADEFRPERWLESEERTKELLKYNMAFGYGARECLGRYIAWMELFKGPLQFFRTFKPEFTNKEQPARYLVKGGVSYFEEMWMKIERRPQVQRV; this is translated from the exons atggccatccTCACCGTCGGCAACCTTGTGTTGCTCTCCGTCGCCTACGTCGCGTGGAAGGTCCTCTATCAGATCGTCTACTATCGCTTCTTTCACCCGTTGGCAAAGTTCCCTGGCCCGTTCTGGGGTTCCGTCACCCGACTATGGATCACCTACCATAACATCAAAGAGGACGAGTGCCAAGTCAACCGGGAACTCCACCGCAAATATG GCCCTGTTATCCGTATTACGCCGACGATGCTTCTCGTCAGTGATGCTACCAAGCTACCTGAAGTATACTCGCGTAATGCGAATAAATCGAAGCATTACATTACTGGTAGTTTCGGTAAGACGGAGTCGCTGTTCAACATGCAGGATGCGCGCACCCACTCGCGCTTTCGCAAGATTGCCGCGGCGCCCTACTCGTTCAGCAACATCAAGAAGATGGAGCCGCTCTTCGACGTGAACATTGAGCGCTGGATCGCCCAGCTGGAGGAGCGCTTCGCCCGCCCCAACGCCCGGTTCGATTTCGCTCCCTGGGCCGTCTACATGGCCTACGACATCATCTCCGAGGTCGGCTTCGGCCAGCCCTTCGGCTTCATCGAGCAGGGCAAGGACGTCGAAGGCCTGATTCAGGGCTTCCACGACGGTCTGGTGCCCTTCGGCATCATGGCCCGCCTGTACCCCTTCACCAACTGGGTCAAGAGCACCTGGTTCGGCGAGAAGTACCTGATCGCCTCGCCTGAACAGGACTCGGGCATTGGCACTCTCATGCGCTTCCGTGACAAGCTGATCGCCCAGCGCTACAAGGATATTGAGAGCGGGACAACCGACGGCCGCATTGACCTGCTGCAAAC ATTTATTGAGGCACGTgacgagaagggcgagcCATTGGAGCTTGATTACATCAAGGCCGAGATCCTACTTGTGCTGCTTGCTGGCGCCGACACTACAGGCACCGCCTTCCAGGCTATCATACTGTACATTCTGTCGAACCCAGACGTCTATGCCAAGATGATGGCTGAGCTGGATGCTGCCACGCGTGCCGGTCACTTGTCATCAATGCCGCAGTACGAGGAGGTACTGCAGCATTGCCCGTACTATGTCGCCTGCGTCCGCGAGGCGATGCGCCTCAACCCATCAGCGCCCAACATCTTCCCGCGGCTCGCGCCTCAGGGAGGCATACAGCTGGATGGCCGGTTCGCGCCTGAGGGTACTGAGCTCACATGTAACCCGTGGTTGGTACACCGCGACGAAGCCATCTACGGACCTGACGCGGACGAGTTCCGCCCGGAGCGCTGGCTTGAGAGCGAGGAGCGTACGAAGGAGCTGCTCAAGTACAACATGGCATTCGGCTATGGCGCCCGTGAGTGCCTGGGCCGCTACATCGCTTGGATGGAGCTGTTCAAGGGTCCGCTGCAGTTCTTCCGCACTTTCAAGCCCGAGTTCACCAACAAGGAGCAGCCTGCCCGTTACCTTGTCAAGGGCGGCGTGAGCTACTTCGAGGAGATGTGGATGAAGATTGAGCGTCGACCGCAGGTACAGCGTGTGTGA
- a CDS encoding Putative peptidase S1A, streptogrisin, peptidase S1A, alpha-lytic prodomain, peptidase S1, PA clan, which translates to MELTKFLSFLAVVLPVAYGAPAQAATSLHPEILAAMKRDLGLNAEEATARVAFEHQATDIIKQLRTSAGDSFAGAWISEDGAILNVGVTDEALAAEVTAAGATPAVVANSFSKLEEAKLALDKLDIEQPVTRDTDSADSGIASYYVDVAANKLILEALAGSVPHAEALAAKVGLAASEFEVRTVEELPTTFIRGGDAYYINRSGRCSVGFSVTTGFVTAGHCGSVGATATTSSTGGSLGTFSGSVFPGSADMAFVRTVSGTTLSGQINGYGRGNLPVSGSTVAAVGSSICRSGSTTGVYCGTVGALGATVSYSQGRVTGLTRTSVCAEPGDSGGSFYSGAQAQGVTSGGSGNCASGGTTYFQPVNEILSTYGLTLVRG; encoded by the coding sequence ATGGAGCTCACCAAgttcctctccttcctcgCAGTTGTCCTGCCCGTTGCCTACGGTGCCCCCGCCCAGGCCGCGACCAGCCTCCACCCCGAGATCCTGGCCGCCATGAAGCGCGACTTGGGGCTgaacgccgaggaggccactGCTCGCGTCGCCTTCGAGCACCAGGCCACCGACATCATCAAGCAGCTGCGCACTTCGGCTGGTGACTCATTCGCCGGTGCCTGGATctccgaggacggcgccatcCTCAACGTCGGCGTCACTGACGAGgccttggccgccgaggtGACCGCTGCTGGTGCCACGCCCGCCGTCGTTGCCAACAGCTTCtccaagctcgaggaggccaagctgGCTCTGGACAAGCTGGACATCGAGCAGCCCGTCACCCGCGACACGGACTCGGCCGACTCGGGCATCGCTTCGTACtacgtcgacgtcgccgccaacaagCTCATCCTGGAGGCGCTCGCCGGCAGCGTCCCCCACGCCGAGGCTCTGGCGGCGAAGGTCGGTCTCGCCGCATCCGAGTTCGAGGTGCGAACCGTTGAGGAGCTGCCGACCACCTTCATCCGCGGTGGCGACGCCTACTACATCAACCGATCCGGCCGTTGCTCTGTCGGCTTCTCCGTCACCACTGGTTTCGTCACGGCCGGCCACTGCGGTAGCGTTGGTGCCactgccaccaccagcagcaccggcgGGTCGCTGGGAACTTTCTCGGGCTCCGTTTTCcccggcagcgccgacatGGCCTTCGTCCGCACTGTCAGTGGAACCACCCTCAGCGGCCAGATCAACGGCTACGGCCGTGGCAACCTGCCCGTCTCGGGCAGCaccgtggccgccgtcggaTCCAGCATCTGCCGCTCCGGCTCCACCACCGGTGTCTACTGCGGCACCGttggcgccctcggcgcgaCGGTCAGCTACTCCCAGGGACGTGTCACCGGTCTCACCCGTACCAGTGTGTGCGCCGAGCCCGGTGACTCCGGTGGTTCTTTCTACTCCGGCGCCCAGGCTCAGGGTGTCACCTCCGGAGGCTCCGGCAACTGCGCTTCCGGCGGCACCACCTACTTCCAGCCCGTCAACGAGATTCTGTCCACCTACGGCCTCACCCTGGTCCGTGGTTAA
- a CDS encoding Putative FAD-binding domain, PCMH-type, FAD-binding, type PCMH, subdomain 2: MKIPQAQITSFMAALGLMQDQASQICQRARGSNNYTEELLSVLYPVNVHLPGTTGYSDLIDNSFGSRSHLNASAVFVPETTDQVASVVKILEFFQTQFAVRGLGYTSHPKMASIENGVLVALEKMTDLSLSPSKEVVSLGPGNSWGRVYEALEKEGRAVTGGELGVVGVAGLLTGNGVSPFLGSRGFSSADVVNFEVVLAGGKIVNANATSNEDLWWALKGGSNNFGIVTRFDMNTFSLPNGVWAGTISYSSSQSDAALGAYYDIHAGPLLEDPHLTVTCTQMIIPSFNYSTIDILPFTDNLDFNGSYPAAINPLLDIEPISSTMARKNLTTMATEAITTEFMQTYTARINRENINVKADKELYKEITKLFFSHYQNSDIDGHTAGLPWNPVTPRTIREANGKGGNPGGWQEVNQISINLRTTWNNAADDAAAIRMDGEFMAKITELARQRDALMPNQWLNNAGENVDVMKSYGSDNYQRLKSISDKYDGKKTFQKLCPGGYKLGA, encoded by the exons ATGAAGATCCCTCAGGCTCAGATCACGAGCTTCATGGCCGCCCTCGGTCTGATGCAGGATCAGGCGTCGCAGATCTGTCAGCGCGCCCGAGGCAGCAACAATTACACCGAAGAGCTTTTAAGCGTTCTCTACCCCGTCAATGTCCACCTGCCAGGGACCACCGGGTATTCCGACCTGATCGACAACTCCTT TGGTTCCCGATCGCATCTCAATGCGTCCGCGGTCTTTGTTCCGGAAACCACTGATCAGGTGGCTTCCGTCGTAAAGATTTTGGAGTTCTTCCAGACGCAGTTCGCCGTTCGGGGATTGGGGTATACCTCGCACCCAAAGATGGCCAGCATCGAGAATGGCGTCCTTGTTGCCCTTGAGAAGATGACCGACCTTTCCCTCAGCCCATCAAAGGAAGTGGTCAGCCTCGGCCCCGGAAACAGCTGGGGTCGGGTCTACGAAGCtctcgagaaggagggccGAGCGGTAACGGGAGGAGAATTGGGCGTGGTCGGCGTTGCCGGACTCTTGACCGGAA ATGGtgtctcccccttccttgGCAGTCGCGGCTTTTCTAGCGCCGACGTGGTCAACTTCGAGGTCGTTCTTGCTGGTGGCAAGATcgtcaacgccaacgccactTCGAACGAGGATCTCTGGTGGGCTCTCAAGGGAGGCTCCAACAACTTCGGCATCGTCACGCGCTTCGACATGAACACATTCTCGCTCCCTAACGGCGTCTGGGCCGGAACGATCTCCTACAGCTCAAGTCAATCGGATGCTGCTCTTGGAGCCTACTACGACATTCATGCCGGACCGCTCCTTGAGGACCCGCACCTTACTGTGACTTGCACTCAAATGATTATACCTTCCTTCAACTACAGCACCATTGACATCTTACCATTCACCGACAATCTTGACTTCAACGGTTCGTACCCGGCCGCAATCAACCCACTTCTCGACATTGAgcccatctcgtcgacgatggcccGCAAGAACCtcacgacgatggcgacggaaGCCATCACGACCGAGTTCATGCAAACCTACACGGCGCG CATCAACCGCGAAAACATCAACGTCAAAGCAGACAAGGAGCTGTACAAGGAGATCACCAAGCTGTTCTTCTCCCACTACCAGAACTCTGACATCGATGGTCATACCGCCGGTCTTCCATGGAACCCTGTAACTCCACGTACGATCCGCGAAGCCAATGGAAAGGGCGGCAACCCAGGCGGCTGGCAAGAAGTGAACCAAATTT CTATCAACTTGAGGACCACCTGGAACAATGCCGCTGACGACGCAGCGGCGATCCGCATGGACGGTGAATTCATGGCCAAGATCACGGAGCTGGCGCGCCAGAGGGACGCTCTGATGCCGAATCAGTGGCTGAACAACGCGGGTGAGAATGTGGACGTCATGAAGAGCTACGGCAGTGACAACTACCAGAGGCTCAAGTCCATCTCGGACAAATACGACGGGAAGAAGACGTTCCAGAAGCTCTGCCCCGGTGGTTACAAGCTTGGGGCGTAA